From Dermacentor albipictus isolate Rhodes 1998 colony chromosome 8, USDA_Dalb.pri_finalv2, whole genome shotgun sequence:
GTCAAAGCTCGCTTCAGCAGTCCTCACATTGATCTTGCAGAAATGGAAGAGCTTTGTAAGAACATAATCAACGAAGAAGTTGCTCAGCGAGACGCTTTCGACACACACACAGAGGTGGGGCGCAGGATGACCGATCTACTCGTGGACGTAAATGACGACTCCGACATCCTCGGCGAGGTTGGCCAAGAAACGGCCATGCAACAGGCTCAGCGCGGGAGTGCTCAAGCGGCTGACGCGAGATGTCCAGCCATCCAGATGCGCACGGACATCATGCCCACCGATGTCTACTTACATCGAACGAGGTTGATGAATGCGGACCAATTTGAGATCGTGCGCGAAGTCATTCATCACCTGACCACGCCTGACTCGGAGCCCTTGCAAGTCTTCTTTACCGGAGCAGCCGGGTGTGGCAAGACGTTTGTGCTACGCACCATAATGGACGTTTACAACCGCTATTTCAGAAGTGGAAACAGGGATGTGAGCATCAACTCTTTCGTTGCCTGTGCGACCACCGGCAAAGCAGCCGCGGCAATCGGTGGGGTTACAGTGCATGCCGCCTTCAAACTCGTCGTATCTGGCAAGAATCTGGACAAGGGTCTCAGCTCGAGTGACTCTAATTCATTCCGTTGCATCTTCAAAGACCTCAAATGTGTCATAATCGACGAAATCAGTATGATGTCGGCGGACACGCTTGTGCTGATTGATCGCAGACTTCGCACAATCTCCCTTAAGTACACGGAACCCTTTGGCGGATTCGATGTCATCCTATGCGGCGACTTGAGGCAGCTTCCACCGGTCAGAGCAGCTGAGGTGTATAGGAGGTCTAAATTGCACCAGAGTGTCTTTGATACGGAAAGAATGCCGTGGCATAACCTCTCCTACTTCCAACTCAAATATGTCGTGCGCCAGAGCGACGAGAGGTTTGCTACCATACTGACCAAGATCGGGGACGGGATAGGGCTAACTGTGGACGAGGTGTCTCTCTTGGAAAGCCGCTTTGTGACCACCGAAGAAGCCGCCAACAAGTGCCCATCCGGAGTGCGCCTCTTCTACACAAACAAAGATGCTGACGCCTTTAACATCGCGACCGCCGAGGCGTGTACCGAATACGCGATACACAGCCCGGCTACAGACACcatttgtgggcacaggtccgACGAGGAGTACACGCACGCCAAGGTCAGAGTCGGCACCATGTCCAAAGTTCAGATGCCCAACTTGGCCCCTAACATCCTGCTATGCCTTGAGGAGCCCTACATGGTCATACGGAACATCGACGTATCGGACAGCCTTGTCAATGGTAGTGTGGGGATCCTCAGGCTTGGGCAAAGGGACACAGACGACAACCCCCTGCGCTTATGGATGGAGTTTCCCACTGGTGTGGGCGCAGCGGCCCTGCTGAAGGGACGACGCTACCGAGCCAACGATCCTGACATTTGCAGTAATTGGGTTCCCATCGAGCTCATCACCATCGGGTGCCACTTGAAAGGGCATGATCTGGGCCACATAACCGTCAGGCGCAAGCAATTCCCCGTGGTCCAGGCGAGCGCAATAACCATTCACAAATCTAAGAGTGGCACCTACGATGAGGTTGTGGTAGATTACTCAAAGTCGCACAATGAGAAGCTCGTGTACGTCGCTCTCAGCAGGGTTACCACCATCGACGGGTTGTACCTGACGAACAAGGACAACGACCATTGCTTCCACCATTTCAAGGAAAACCCGGATCGCGCTCTTGCCGACGAGTTCAGGAGACTCGGCAACCATCGTCTCCAGACCATCACTGCCGAGTGCAACAAGATGCTGGCAGAGTACTTTGTCACCGCGGGCTGTGTCAACGTGCGCTCCCTTGGTGCACACTCTCTGGACATCGCCAAGGATTTTGTTCTCGCAAACACTACCGTACTTTGTTTCATCGAGACCTGGATGGACCGGAAGCCTCCCTACGACATCGATGGGTATCGCTGCATCAGTGCGGCGAAGCGCTCCGACAAGCGCGCTTCCGGTGTGGCCATTTATGTCAAACGAGAGGTGCAGGCGGAGGACGTTTTCCTGGTCCAACGGGTCTACCAGTACGGTGAAGTTTGTGCTGTGCGACTTGGCAGTGTGGTAATTGCGTGTATATACATCGCGCCCGGAACCAGTGAGACGGTAGCGGCAGACCTTATCGTGAGAGAGCTGCAGCCCTGGATAGGGAAGGAAACGTTGTTGGTTGTCGGAGATTTCAATCAGAACGTTCGGATATCTAGAACATTTCCGGACATGCTACACGTGCGGGCTGGTTTGCAGATGGCTACTCCTATGAAAGCAATTTCGACCAACCGCAATTCGTGTATAGATCTCGCGTTCCATAACCAGGGCACGGTTAAAGAGGTCAAGTACTGCAGTTGCCATTTCACAGACCAAAAGGCGATGCTTCTTGCGGTCGGGCGGAAGAAGCCAACAGAAGAGCAACAAGTCGAAGGGGAGCAAGAACAAGGAATAGAACGCAGACCAGAGGAGGCACCAATTGACGAATTCAGAGGGGATGCCAATGCGGATGATGCTGATACGGGTGCTGTTGACACTACCGCAATCATAGCGTGATGACAGTGCTCTTGAAGACAACGAACGACATTCATCCAGGTGTGTTATGCCAGAAGAGCGATTTGAAGGAGTCCACAATGACTTAGACTACGATGAGTGAAAATGCCAGTTTggtgtgtgtgtatgtctgtGCTGACTGACCGACATACTCCGTGCGTGTGAACGCTAAAGGAACACGGGAGCAAGAAACGCTGTAGTGTGCACAACACAGTGCGATAATGTAAATTGTGAGAAGCACTTGTTTGAACAAATAATTAGGAAAAAGTTGTACAGTGCGCTTAGAAGTGTTGTgtatgaaaactatgtctttgtgtgactcaagagcatgccgagcgaatgagtgggcggtgcgaacgaggtgcaataacgctatcgcgttccactcttgaaggcgaagcttaagcgtcctccaattttttcttttaaGCGTTTGGAACATTTTGGGGCAAGCTTATAGTCCAATTTTATCGGCGCGGGGGCGAGCGTTGCTGGATGTCGGACGCGTCGGatggccgcgtccggttacgttggctgcaccAGTGCGTCAAACCATTGGTCGAATTATAGACGGTGTTGTTGTcaccaacgtgacgtaacgtatGCAATcgctcacgctacgtcggcaTATATTTAGCCATATAAATGGGTGATCAGCTGATGAGCGTTGCATTCTCGCTCAAGGACCACGTCTTCTCCTACATTCACAATCATAAGGAAGCTAGGCTTCATTATTTCAATGCGTGACTCCGTCATGCGGAGGGGTCGATCAAGATGGTTCTTGCCGTCGCTCGCCCAACAAGGGTGATCTATGCGGTGCACAGTCCTTTTATAATTTTGTAGTCTCAGTGGTACTTTTTTTACTCCTGCAACTCGTCGCCTCCTCAATTTTATCTAGGCCAGAAAGCCACATGCGGCCAATCCAACCGTTCATGGCCCTCTTCTATCGTCCTTTACTTCTCTCCCCGTCAGCTAGCGTTCGCTCCTGCTTCTCATATCCAGCTTTagtggacacgtaccaactagcgccccaagcggccccggcacgaagctagcgcgttttcaatggaacaagTGGGTTTCTCGCgtataacaaaagctgcaggtcgattatcgaaaaaggcaggtgacagacgtgttcggTAAGACAATCCACatgagccaaatgcagtgatcactctatggcacctaagaattttgttcccacagcggttaaatatttagcaatggaagcctatgggaACGACGAATATTTGTACTTGAATTTTCGAGACAGGAATCGTGCCTGCCATTAAACTACAGCGTCTATTgtaatacccagtgcagcgtatttagtccggagactcagctttcgattgacgCCTATCTccactctccacacatggcgtaacactgctcccaaaagcgttttttctaacactgtcgtgaaaattcacgttGTATCTAGAAAATGATGAGCCTCGGAAGCCATGCCCGAgtggtagaatcgcgcgcaccttaCGTCCCGCGTCGCGGTAGgcgcggttcgattcccacttcgcacttttttttaagccgcataggacctagttttgtagtctctcactagatggcagaaacacaatacccaacatttgctttcggttctggtttttcagcgacgcataggacttagtttttTAGTCTCCAACCAGATGGCAGAAGCACGAAACtcatgatttgctttcggttctggtttcgcagtggttctcttgaaatgTTATGCTGGAACCTGGGAGATCacaatggctattcttattgcgttcttttGGAAGGCCCGTTTTCTTCGAGTTTCGCCTGTCCTTAACGACACATACTACGAGCGAATCAGGTCCACCTGGGCTACAATGCCACctggtggccagtgccattcttATGCgacattcgtgcggaacaaagaGTTTGCTAAgttgagtcgctgcccgaacgttaattatttctaaagattcatccaaataagaaatgcatcAACTAGGAGAAGATGTGAGCATGTGcattaatagctactgttaatgtgttcccttcAGCTAAATGGTATGAATCTGTAGGCGTGGCTGTAAAAaaacatttgaataaatgtcccgttgTGTGtatgccccggtcgctctacagagaagctagcttggctagccatCAGTATTTCGGATCAGCAtatggcgtcgctcgttcggtgcagttgcttttaatgcgcagcattctttggcgagtacccccggaatttggtagcaaaatcgtgcaaaatcgtgtctgtaacgccaaaaaacttgatGCATTTCgcatatgaatacataggtctttataaaaagggttggggtggccaacttgaaattggaagtggcatcagcataaatttgggcgtgatgcagggatgggccaagttgagtttggtagtgatatgggagtggcccaacctaaatttcgGGTGAAACGGtaatgagccaagctgaatttgaggctgatatgggtctggccctacctaaatttgaggtgatataggggtgggtaagcctaagtttgggggaatatgggggttgGGACAGCCTGGATTTGTGGATGAatcgggggtgggagaacctaaatttggggggcatatggggggtgggccacccgaACCATGGgagtgatatggggctgggcgaagctgaatcgggggtgatatggggatgggctaacctaaatgtgggggtgatttgcggtgggccatcctaaatttgaggtgatagaggggtgggccaggctaagtttgggggaatatgggggttgggacagcctggatttggggatgatacgggggtggAAGAACCTAAATTTTAGGGGCATATGGgaggtgggccaccctaaccatgggggtgatatggggctggACGAAGCTTAGTCGGGGGTGATATAGGGATGGGCGAACCTAAATGTGGGAgtatttgcggtgggccatcctaaatttgaagTGATAGAGGGgagggccaggctaagtttggggctgttatgggggtgggccaacctggatttggggacatatggggtgggccaacctaaatttggcgGTCACATGGCgacgggctaacctaaccatCGGGGTGATGtgcggctgggccaagctgaattggggggtgacatttgggtggactaaccttaattggtgggttatttgcggtgggccatcctaaatttgatgTGATCGATgggtgggccagcgttagtttggggcggatatgggggtgggccaacctcgatttgcaggtggtatttgaaggggccaacctaaatttggtggtgttgtggaggtTGGCCAATATGTATTTGGGGATGATATGtagttggtcctacctaaatatGGAGGCAATCTCGGGGTcagccaatctgaatttgggggcgatatgcgggtgggccaacctaaattttggggtgcgtcgactcgAAATTTGcaggacgatttatggaaattcgtgcgtgAACCAACCTGAAAAtttggggtggcccaattgaaatttgggattgggacaacttgaagtttaaggctgggcgaaaagaaaatcaGGCGTGGCTGACCTTAAGTTTGGGGTCAGCCAATTTAAATTttagggtgtgccaacttgaaatttggtggTGGGCCTACCTAATGTTTGGgttgggccaattgaaatttgggggccagTTTACGAATAGTTAGGCAACACaagtggtgtttctgcatataTTTCGTCATCCCAAAGTACGCATATTAATCATTGTTACCAATACCCcccaaggtgagctaccacttgagccttcccagcccactgagctaataatgccgcaggagtgctctcatcgtgacgactgcgacgttcaatgtggagatccacaagaacaaatcgcagaccgagctgaccatttCCCCACCAAcgtcatcgctaacactactcgcccgtgctagacgcaacacaagcttacaacgatgATAACTCAGCTTtcaatcgcacgctagtcgacacgttctcagtgcacaatttcgtcagtgatctggataggaaccttgctggatgttttattgttatgttgcgtcgtttttcacgaaaaCCTTCTGCCGCAAAGAGAAtgcatttttgagattgacgaggcaaggtagtatataactcatacgaatcAAATGTATAcagggttatagtgatttttaaaaaaaattatgtttaataagatttcagatggtattgcttcgaccgggcatgacaatgATTTCGTCCCGCCTGTCACAGttctttgaccgaaaacctaataattttgctcaaacgtgttgccccaatactacatgggctaaatgtacaaaagtgcggtgcgtggtcacagcttcaaagccagtctattttgtgtactgttgttgatattgtagtaatgtggagttttcctcgtcataagagcacaaaaaaatattacagatagtagctaagcgccaagtacattggaagatctgaaaccagcaattatttttaatttccgggttggtcttctccgctggtagatcgctgtccgGTGATTTCAACGAATTTCATTtttgtgcaactgcagcaaaaacaaaaatactgccatttcattgccaggacttTTATGCCCCCCCCACACACAAGGACGCCAAATAATTGACACTaccagtttataaactgatattgtgttgttaatttcagtgtagcgtggtgtctgcgaacggagtattttcttagtatcagtccagtgttatcagtgagaagcagttcggtctaccatccccatgagggcatactagccattgtagcgctttactctaGGACAAGTGCTAAAATCTTGTTGTGCTTTGTCCTTTCCGCACGTCGCCCATCCAATCTGTTATGGTGaccatcaacgttgtgtccgtcaggcctcctcctcattttagcttcaccatcgcgagagtggacagagaaaggaagctttcttcacaatcagccccagcgggattccaccactcgtaactgctgcaatttgcattcagtggctgggcatgctaactacatctttagtttcacaatggctatagcgcgcagaaaaagtagagTTTGGTcactatcactaccacgaacccacgTCAATGCAGaaataagtacgtgcaggggctgcgaatgctaacttctgcgctaccacctgcagccgccacctcagattttctatgcatacctgcttcttgttttcatcgcaaacgcatgcaggacaaacgcggataagtAACTGGATTGGATCcggaaaacgtttattgagcctgcCGTAAAGCGTGAAGGCGCGCTTCAGACGTGGCCTACGTCGTCGTCGAGGCGGGTGCTCTGCGAAgatcgccgttgccggctcgccaggCTACAGCCTACCCAACACCTCGATGACCTGCTGGATGGCCTGGACTTGTTTTTCTCGGTCGTCGCTCCGCGTTGCTTCCTCAAGCTTCGGTGGTACACGTCCTGAGTTAGCTTCGCTTGGATGTTTGGAGCAATCCCATAGCACGTGCTCGAATCTGGCCGTCTCCCTGCAGCACGCTCTGCACTTGTCGTGGGTGTGCGATTCTGGGTACATCCTATGCAATAGCGCCGGCCTTGGAAGCGTTCTCGTTTGTAGTTGCCTGAACAGCACGGCCTGCGACCTGCTCAACCCTTTGCAGGGCGGCGGGAGAAGTCTGCGGGCCAGCCAAAAGCCTTGGTCAGTTCGGCATGGCTGGTCATCCTGTCTTTGGCGCTGAACCACAGCGCGCAGCCGTTGCCTTGGGCGCGGTCGGTTTGTCCTCGCGCTCGGGCGTGTGCCATTTCGTTGCGATTAGCATGCTTCTCGGACGCTTGTTctgcgtgcgccgggaaccaaatGATTCGAGTCCTCTTGTCGCGGTCTGCCTGTGGGAGCAGGATGCGTGCCGCCATTGAGGCAATTCTTCCTTTGGCTTAGTTACTGACTGCCTGTCTGGAGTCGCTGAGGATCATGCGGAATTCTCGGTCTACGATGGCCAGCGCGATGGCTATTCCTTCTGCTTCCTGCAGTTGCTTGCCCGATGTCCTGCCGGTTGCCCGCACGTTGCCTCCGGAGTCGACCACCGCGATCGCGAAGCCGTTGCGGCCGGCATATTCTGCGGCATCCACGTATCTGGCGCCGGTGTCTTCCGCGTGCAGGTGCATCAGTGCCTTGGCTctagcgcgtcttctgccttcgttgaattccgggtgcatgttccttCGCAAGGCGTCAACTCGCACGTTCCGTCGTACATGGTCGGGGACGGGGCATTTTGGTCcctgctgttcgtgataaccGATGACTAGACTGCACAGGATCTTTCTGTCGGCCTTTGTTGATGACAGTCTTTCCAACTGAGAGGCTCATTGCGCTTCGGCGatctcgtcgagcgtgttgtgtatggCCAGCTGGAGGAGAAGTTTTGTGTTGGTAGTTTCGGGCAGACCGAGGGGTGTCTTGTAAGTCTTCCGGATTAGGAGGTCTACCTTGTTCGTTTCGCTTTTCAACCACTTGTGGAAGACTGCCACATACACtatgtggcagagtacgaaggagtgTATAAGTCTGATGAAGATTTCCTCCTTCATGACTCCCTTCTTGGCGGTAACGCGCTTGAGCAGTCTGGTGGCGTTGGCCGCCTTACCCGTGATGCGGGTGATGGTGTCTCCGTTACTGCCGAGCGCTTGGATCGTCATGCCCAGGACTCGGATCTTGCTGACCGTCGGTATTGTGTTACCATCCCTGGTGCGGATCTTGATCTTTTCGTGTTTCCTTTGTTTCTTGATTCTGTGCGTTTTGATCGgttggtaaagcaggagctccgacttagGGAGCAAAGCACCCCCTACGTTCCAGGTTTTCTTCGATCGTGTCGACGGCCGTCTGTAGTGTGGATATTATGCAGGCATCTCCGCCGCCATCCACCcacagcgtaatgtcgtccgcgtatattgtgtACTTCAGTCCTTCTAGCTGGCATCGTCTTTTGGCAACTAGAATCATAAGAAGgttaaatagcatgggtgaggTGACGGAGCCATGGGGAGTGCCCTGGATCCCTAATGTCTTCTCGTCCGTCTTCAGGTCGCCGGCTCTGAGCTCCGCCGTTCTGCCGGTGAGGAAGTCTGAAATATTCGTACGACCTCTCGCCTAGGTTTGGATGGGATACCTGCGCGAGGATGGCGGAGTGCGTCACTTTATCGAAGGCGATTTCTAGGTCGAGCCCGAGGACGGCTTTGGTGTCCTGGTTTCGAAAAAAAATCCCAATGCCCTCCCagtctgtgaagaaagatgaccagcaaagctgcgTATGTAGGCCCCTTaatagcgaactgcacctccgccgtatgtcggccccgcattgcaccgtcttcgggatcggcccacgtgtggggagtgcttaatgcctgcttcacatccgccgcaggtcggcctcGCATGGCGTCAAATTCTGGATCAGCCCAAGTATGGGGAGAGCTGAATGCTTGATTCACCTCCGCTGTAGGTAAGGCCAGgattacgctatcttcgggattttgctctacacgcggacgcgatagtggggaaagtagcccttaagaggaacctttagctctggtggtcctatctaaatacatgtaaaaggagaattcgtttttctccacaACCACTGCTTCAAATTTTACACAGTTTGTTCCACTTAAACGAAaaatttaaaatctagtgactgttggtttagaaTTTTTTTTAGGCCATCATTTGTTTATTCGAAATTGccaaaaatcacaaattttcagaaaacgaaaccatcaagtttacaactctgtctttcggcaatgaaatATATCACAGTTCTGTACATTGCTTCTAACatcacatctaaagcggacag
This genomic window contains:
- the LOC139048717 gene encoding uncharacterized protein, which gives rise to MPFEQLRLCEKPMLMSDDPVVCSVYFHHIVRVILQILQHKTLSPFGPYVVKEYFKRIEFQHRGSAHAHLLLWLENAPHEELGPQMPEIVRMAEHLFSVDAESLHRPRCQTHQHTQMCYKNGRTKCRFNAPFWPMEETRVIIPLPPAHTEEEKKSRTKLKERYNNIHTALETTVYESIEDMRRHNNVADAEEYVTILRAGISRPTLMLKRNCDQVHFNFFNPWIASVLNSNMDLQIVLDVYACAAYVVEYVNKANRGTSNLHKDLRVVVDESPHSSVTYTRTLRQLSVKMLKAAEMSAQEAAWYLLGLGMSHASHFMVTANTSWPEERVRIRKSRELMDRDWLDESSTDVWCKTTMQKYEDRPKDQAALTYAEHLTSFNDNGRPRAHPAVLRYHAYSVSDVLNFKREHVLLFHPFRREVDILDNNKFVEIYDNCVSEILAVKARFSSPHIDLAEMEELCKNIINEEVAQRDAFDTHTEVGRRMTDLLVDVNDDSDILGEVGQETAMQQAQRGSAQAADARCPAIQMRTDIMPTDVYLHRTRLMNADQFEIVREVIHHLTTPDSEPLQVFFTGAAGCGKTFVLRTIMDVYNRYFRSGNRDVSINSFVACATTGKAAAAIGGVTVHAAFKLVVSGKNLDKGLSSSDSNSFRCIFKDLKCVIIDEISMMSADTLVLIDRRLRTISLKYTEPFGGFDVILCGDLRQLPPVRAAEVYRRSKLHQSVFDTERMPWHNLSYFQLKYVVRQSDERFATILTKIGDGIGLTVDEVSLLESRFVTTEEAANKCPSGVRLFYTNKDADAFNIATAEACTEYAIHSPATDTICGHRSDEEYTHAKVRVGTMSKVQMPNLAPNILLCLEEPYMVIRNIDVSDSLVNGSVGILRLGQRDTDDNPLRLWMEFPTGVGAAALLKGRRYRANDPDICSNWVPIELITIGCHLKGHDLGHITVRRKQFPVVQASAITIHKSKSGTYDEVVVDYSKSHNEKLVYVALSRVTTIDGLYLTNKDNDHCFHHFKENPDRALADEFRRLGNHRLQTITAECNKMLAEYFVTAGCVNVRSLGAHSLDIAKDFVLANTTVLCFIETWMDRKPPYDIDGYRCISAAKRSDKRASGVAIYVKREVQAEDVFLVQRVYQYGEVCAVRLGSVVIACIYIAPGTSETVAADLIVRELQPWIGKETLLVVGDFNQNVRISRTFPDMLHVRAGLQMATPMKAISTNRNSCIDLAFHNQGTVKEVKYCSCHFTDQKAMLLAVGRKKPTEEQQVEGEQEQGIERRPEEAPIDEFRGDANADDADTGAVDTTAIIA